GGTTGACGCCGCGATTGTCCCCAAAGTTGCAGCTTCAAAAGCCCCCGGAAGCCCTGTTGCAGGCAAAGCCAATGTCTTCATTTTCCCTGACCTGAACTGTGGAAACATCGCATACAAGATCGCCCAGAGGCTTGCTAAAGCTGAAGCTTATGGTCCTATCACCCAGGGACTGGCAAAGCCAATTAACGACCTGTCCAGAGGCTGCAGCGACGAAGATATTGTCGGTGCCGTTGCCATTACCTGTGTACAGGCCGCAGCACAGGACAAATAATCGGAAATGTTTCGGAAGCGTTTTATTAACTTTCATATATAATATAGTTATATCCGGAAATTCTAAATGTGACTGGAAATCAATGGATTGAACTGGGGTTTACACATGAAAGTACTGGTTATAAACGCAGGGAGTTCATCTCTCAAATATCAATTAATTGATATGACAAATGAGTCAGCTCTTGCAGTAGGTCTTTGCGAGAGGATAGGTATTGACAACTCGATCATCACTCAGAAGAAGTTTGACGGCAAGAAGCTGGAAAAGCTGACTGACCTCCCCACTCACAAGGACGCACTTGAGGAAGTCGTAAAAGCTCTTACCGATGATGAATTCGGTGTCATCAAAGACATGGGTGAGATCAATGCAGTCGGACACAGAGTTGTGCATGGTGGAGAGAAATTCACGACGTCTGCTTTATATGATGAGGGCGTAGAAAAGGCTATCAAGGACTGCTTTGAACTGGCACCCCTTCACAACCCTCCAAACATGATGGGAATTTCAGCTTGTGCAGAGATCATGCCTGGGACGCCAATGGTTATTGTTTTTGATACTGCATTCCACCAGACAATGCCGCCATATGCCTACATGTATGCTCTCCCGTACGACCTGTACGAGAAGCATGGGGTCAGGAAATACGGTTTCCACGGCACATCCCACAAGTACGTTGCCGAAAGGGCTGCTCTTATGCTCGGAAAGCCCGCAGAAGAAACCAAAATTATCACCTGTCACCTTGGAAATGGTTCAAGCATTACAGCTGTAGAAGGCGGAAAATCCGTTGAAACCAGCATGGGCTTCACACCTCTTGAAGGGCTTGCAATGGGCACAAGATGCGGTTCGATTGACCCTGCAATAGTCCCCTTCCTTATGGAAAAAGAAGGCTTGACAACAAGAGAAATTGACACCCTTATGAACAAGAAGTCAGGTGTGCTTGGTGTTTCCGGGCTCAGCAATGACTTCAGAGACCTCGATGAAGCAGCTTCCAAGGGCAACAGGAAAGCCGAACTTGCTCTTGAAATTTTCGCATACAAGGTCAAGAAGTTCATAGGTGAATATTCAGCTGTCCTCAATGGTGCAGATGCAGTGGTCTTTACTGCAGGCATTGGAGAAAACAGCGCAAGCATCAGGAAGAGAATCCTCACCGGTCTTGATGGCATCGGCATAAAAATCGATGACGAAAAGAACAAGATCAGAGGTCAGGAAATCGATATCAGCACACCGGATGCAAAAGTAAGAGTTTTTGTCATCCCAACCAATGAGGAACTTGCCATTGCAAGGGAAACAAAGGAAATTGTTGAGACCGAAGTGAAGTTACGCAGTTCTATACCTGTATAAGATAAAGGAAATTTTTCCTTTACCTTATTCTATTCTTTAACTGATCCTATTTTTTAACTGATCCTATTTTTTAACTGATCCTATTTTTTAACTGATCCTATTTTTTAACTGATCCTATTTT
The Methanosarcina sp. WWM596 DNA segment above includes these coding regions:
- a CDS encoding acetate kinase, giving the protein MKVLVINAGSSSLKYQLIDMTNESALAVGLCERIGIDNSIITQKKFDGKKLEKLTDLPTHKDALEEVVKALTDDEFGVIKDMGEINAVGHRVVHGGEKFTTSALYDEGVEKAIKDCFELAPLHNPPNMMGISACAEIMPGTPMVIVFDTAFHQTMPPYAYMYALPYDLYEKHGVRKYGFHGTSHKYVAERAALMLGKPAEETKIITCHLGNGSSITAVEGGKSVETSMGFTPLEGLAMGTRCGSIDPAIVPFLMEKEGLTTREIDTLMNKKSGVLGVSGLSNDFRDLDEAASKGNRKAELALEIFAYKVKKFIGEYSAVLNGADAVVFTAGIGENSASIRKRILTGLDGIGIKIDDEKNKIRGQEIDISTPDAKVRVFVIPTNEELAIARETKEIVETEVKLRSSIPV